One stretch of Tepiditoga spiralis DNA includes these proteins:
- a CDS encoding DUF190 domain-containing protein → MKLLKIYLGEKDNHGHKRMYEKIMELAYNEGLKGITVYKGIAGFGEKHHIHKSDFFTLSEDLPIIIEIIDKKEKIINFQKIIANLKFDGIMFTQPIENYEEYKK, encoded by the coding sequence ATGAAATTATTAAAAATTTATCTGGGTGAAAAAGATAATCATGGTCATAAAAGAATGTATGAAAAAATAATGGAGTTAGCTTATAATGAAGGATTAAAGGGAATAACTGTTTATAAAGGAATTGCTGGATTTGGAGAAAAACATCATATTCACAAATCAGATTTTTTTACTTTAAGTGAAGATTTACCTATTATTATTGAAATAATAGATAAAAAAGAAAAAATCATTAATTTTCAAAAAATAATAGCTAATTTAAAATTTGATGGTATAATGTTTACTCAACCAATTGAAAATTATGAAGAATATAAAAAATAA
- a CDS encoding diguanylate cyclase domain-containing protein, translating to MIAINILDRIQKSLNYIEENLYEDIKIDKVAEEAFMSVSLFYKLFSKIIGTTLKDYIRKRRLSLSKKDLIETKQSILEIALKYQYETYESYSRSFKKLFGISPKKYRESTKNVDEYNVFQKINLIYGGVNMNEEKIKEKINLFSNGFIFDFDIDNFSLINKNYGRKMGDIVLIEVPVRINKVLENNNIKEEVIRIDADEFALILKGKDEELIKIISNEIINSMKEPINFEGTTLNVTVSVGITKFSNDTFVIEKVRKAMIEAKNNGRNQFNII from the coding sequence GTGATTGCAATCAATATATTAGACAGAATACAGAAATCATTAAATTATATTGAAGAAAATTTATATGAAGATATAAAAATTGATAAAGTAGCAGAAGAAGCTTTTATGTCAGTTTCTTTATTTTATAAATTATTTTCAAAAATAATTGGAACCACTTTAAAAGATTATATTAGAAAGAGACGTCTTTCATTATCTAAAAAAGATTTAATAGAAACAAAACAAAGTATTTTAGAAATTGCTTTAAAGTATCAATATGAAACTTATGAGTCTTATTCGAGGAGTTTTAAAAAATTATTTGGAATTTCACCAAAAAAATATCGAGAAAGTACTAAAAATGTTGATGAATATAATGTTTTTCAAAAAATAAACTTAATTTATGGAGGTGTAAATATGAATGAAGAAAAGATAAAAGAAAAAATAAATTTATTTTCAAATGGATTTATATTTGATTTTGATATAGATAATTTTTCTTTAATAAATAAAAATTATGGTAGAAAAATGGGAGATATAGTTCTTATAGAGGTACCAGTAAGAATTAATAAAGTTTTAGAAAATAATAATATTAAAGAAGAAGTTATAAGAATAGATGCTGATGAATTTGCGTTAATATTAAAGGGAAAAGATGAAGAGCTTATAAAAATAATATCCAATGAAATAATCAATTCGATGAAAGAACCTATTAATTTTGAAGGAACAACATTAAATGTAACTGTAAGTGTAGGAATTACAAAGTTTTCAAATGATACTTTTGTTATTGAAAAAGTAAGAAAAGCTATGATTGAAGCAAAAAATAATGGAAGAAATCAATTTAATATTATTTAA
- a CDS encoding metallopeptidase TldD-related protein, whose translation MIDKIKNILNSYNEIKDWKIIEKNSSSKELFFIRKELDMNRATKTHEIILTIYRDFEENEKKYKGHSTTNIHPTMTEEEIKTNIEDAYFSAKFVKNEYYPLAMPKENKNTLSNKFNEKSMEEWIPILTKEIFKNDKYKDGWINSAELFLTKNKIRLLNSNGIDVEYEKYDGMLEFIVNWKGNEEIELFEIINFSDYVEDFISSKIKEKFEIAKYRAIAQSTPSVKDIPVLLTGSSVRNLFDYYVEQSNAAMVYQQYSNFKVGESIQGDKINGDKINITLDPLMKNSTRANLYDEDGIPLEKVELIKNGKLKRYSGNLRYSHYLNIEPTGNINNVVVECGNKTLDELKKEPHLELIEFSGFDVDTLTGDFGSEIRFGWYYDGKNKLPITGGSISGNLKEVQNEMYLSKEYQQINNFIGPKSIKIFNVSISG comes from the coding sequence ATGATTGATAAAATAAAGAATATTCTCAATTCATATAATGAAATAAAAGATTGGAAAATTATAGAAAAAAATAGTAGTTCAAAAGAGTTATTTTTTATAAGAAAAGAGTTGGATATGAATAGAGCAACAAAAACACATGAAATAATTTTAACTATTTACAGAGATTTTGAAGAAAATGAAAAAAAATATAAAGGACATTCAACAACAAATATTCATCCAACTATGACAGAAGAAGAAATAAAAACTAATATAGAAGATGCTTATTTTTCAGCAAAATTTGTAAAGAATGAGTACTATCCTCTTGCAATGCCAAAAGAAAATAAAAATACCTTAAGTAATAAATTTAATGAAAAAAGTATGGAAGAGTGGATACCTATATTAACAAAAGAAATTTTTAAAAATGATAAGTATAAAGATGGTTGGATAAATTCAGCTGAATTATTTTTAACAAAAAATAAGATAAGATTGTTGAATTCAAATGGTATAGATGTTGAATATGAAAAATATGATGGAATGCTTGAATTTATAGTTAATTGGAAAGGAAATGAAGAAATAGAGTTATTTGAAATAATAAATTTTTCTGATTATGTAGAAGATTTTATAAGCAGTAAAATAAAGGAAAAATTTGAAATAGCAAAATATAGAGCAATTGCACAATCGACGCCTTCAGTAAAAGATATTCCAGTTTTATTAACTGGAAGTTCAGTTAGAAATTTGTTTGATTATTATGTTGAACAATCAAATGCTGCAATGGTGTATCAACAGTATTCTAATTTTAAAGTTGGAGAAAGTATACAAGGAGATAAAATTAATGGAGATAAAATAAATATAACTTTGGATCCTTTAATGAAAAACTCAACAAGAGCTAATTTATATGATGAAGACGGAATACCATTAGAAAAAGTTGAATTAATAAAAAACGGAAAATTAAAAAGATATTCAGGTAATTTAAGGTATTCTCATTATTTAAATATAGAACCAACAGGAAACATAAACAATGTAGTAGTTGAATGTGGAAATAAAACTTTAGATGAATTGAAAAAAGAGCCTCATTTAGAATTAATAGAATTTTCAGGATTTGATGTAGATACATTAACTGGTGATTTTGGTTCTGAAATAAGGTTTGGATGGTACTATGATGGTAAAAATAAGCTTCCAATAACTGGTGGATCAATTTCAGGAAATTTAAAAGAAGTACAAAATGAAATGTATTTATCAAAAGAATATCAACAAATAAATAATTTTATAGGTCCAAAATCAATAAAAATATTTAATGTATCAATAAGTGGTTAA
- a CDS encoding TldD/PmbA family protein, with translation MKVKKSDFLDSKIDLLKKIIDNLSNDFEYVSILGTDSIGKSYKVSSKEIGVSDGMWNERGFVARVYNGKNYTEYSFNELSENNFNDIIESIKKEALNINKLNIDEISISTYPIIDEEKIKDEFYGDVKILPEEMKTNEIIEKLSKIKAEAFKLSDKLIDLKLNFDWEKVSKIFISKNKELKQSYIWSQAYVVPILKKEDEIKYSFKAFSGLKGLEIIDEMEDNYEKAIRHTENLLNAKKIKPGVYDVICSPEISGLIAHEAFGHGVEMDMFVKNRAKAQEYLNKEVASKLVNMHDGAKSANHVSSYLFDDEGTIGTDTKIIENGILKRGISDLLSALKLGTKPTGNGKRESYKRKAYARMTNTFFAPGDSSFEEMLSSIKEGIYLVDEMSGMEDPKNWGIQCMILSAIEIKDGKLTDNIYSPIILTGYVPELLKNISMVSKDLKLSGSGACGKGYKEWVKVSAGGPYIKTKARLG, from the coding sequence ATGAAGGTAAAAAAATCAGATTTTTTAGACTCAAAGATAGATTTATTAAAAAAAATCATTGATAATCTTTCAAATGATTTTGAGTATGTTTCTATTCTTGGAACAGATTCTATTGGAAAGTCTTATAAAGTTAGTAGTAAGGAAATTGGAGTAAGTGATGGAATGTGGAATGAAAGGGGTTTTGTTGCAAGAGTGTACAATGGTAAAAATTATACAGAATACTCTTTTAATGAACTTTCTGAAAATAATTTCAATGATATAATTGAATCCATAAAAAAAGAAGCTTTAAATATAAATAAATTAAATATTGATGAAATATCTATTTCAACTTATCCAATAATAGATGAAGAAAAAATAAAAGATGAATTTTATGGAGATGTAAAGATCCTTCCAGAAGAAATGAAGACAAATGAAATAATAGAAAAACTTTCAAAAATAAAAGCTGAAGCATTTAAACTTTCTGATAAATTAATAGATTTAAAGTTAAACTTTGATTGGGAAAAAGTTTCTAAAATATTTATTTCTAAAAACAAGGAATTAAAACAATCTTATATATGGAGTCAAGCTTATGTGGTTCCAATATTAAAAAAGGAAGATGAAATAAAGTATTCTTTTAAAGCGTTTTCAGGATTAAAAGGTTTAGAGATAATTGATGAAATGGAAGATAATTATGAAAAAGCAATAAGACATACTGAAAATTTATTGAATGCAAAAAAAATAAAGCCTGGTGTATACGATGTTATTTGCAGTCCTGAAATTTCAGGGTTAATTGCACATGAAGCTTTTGGTCATGGTGTTGAAATGGACATGTTTGTAAAAAATAGAGCAAAGGCACAAGAGTATTTAAATAAAGAAGTTGCTTCAAAATTAGTTAATATGCATGATGGTGCAAAGTCTGCAAATCATGTTTCGTCTTATTTATTTGACGATGAAGGAACAATTGGAACTGATACAAAAATAATTGAAAATGGTATTTTAAAAAGAGGAATATCTGATTTATTATCAGCTTTAAAACTTGGAACAAAACCAACTGGAAATGGAAAAAGAGAAAGTTATAAAAGAAAAGCATATGCAAGAATGACAAATACTTTTTTTGCACCTGGAGATAGTTCTTTTGAAGAAATGCTTTCGTCAATAAAAGAAGGGATATATCTTGTAGATGAAATGAGTGGTATGGAAGATCCTAAAAATTGGGGAATTCAATGTATGATATTATCTGCAATTGAAATAAAAGATGGAAAGTTAACAGATAATATTTATTCTCCAATAATACTAACTGGTTATGTACCTGAATTACTAAAAAATATTTCCATGGTTTCTAAAGATTTAAAATTATCTGGTAGTGGAGCTTGTGGAAAAGGTTATAAAGAATGGGTAAAAGTTTCAGCAGGTGGTCCTTATATAAAAACAAAAGCGAGGTTGGGATAA
- a CDS encoding 2-hydroxyacid dehydrogenase yields MKISITYKIPEKGINLLKEKYDVWTNEEDRALTKEELKKLASESDGMLTMLSDKIDKEVIDAGKNKLKIIANYAVGYNNIDFNYAKKSGIEVTNTPDVLTETTADLAWALMMAVSRRIVESDNFVREGRFNGWKPELFLGNDIYGKTLGVIGFGRIGQAFARRAKGFNMKVFYYKRNRLPSEKEKELGVEYLDLNELLKNSDFVSLHTPLTENTYHLLNKERLNLMKKTAYLINTARGPVVDEKYLVKILKENKIAGAGLDVYENEPKLTEGLKELKNVVLAPHIGSGTIETRNNMAEMAAKGIIKALNGEKPFNSVFK; encoded by the coding sequence ATGAAAATTTCTATAACTTATAAAATTCCAGAAAAAGGAATTAATTTATTAAAAGAAAAATATGATGTATGGACAAATGAAGAAGATAGAGCTTTAACTAAAGAAGAATTAAAAAAACTTGCAAGTGAAAGTGATGGAATGTTAACAATGCTTTCAGATAAAATAGATAAAGAAGTTATTGATGCTGGAAAAAATAAATTAAAAATAATTGCAAATTATGCTGTTGGATATAATAACATAGACTTTAATTATGCAAAGAAATCAGGGATTGAAGTTACAAATACACCAGATGTATTGACTGAAACTACTGCAGATTTAGCTTGGGCTTTAATGATGGCAGTTTCAAGAAGAATAGTTGAAAGTGATAATTTTGTTAGAGAAGGAAGATTCAATGGTTGGAAACCAGAACTTTTTCTTGGAAATGATATTTATGGTAAAACACTTGGAGTAATAGGTTTTGGAAGAATTGGTCAAGCTTTTGCAAGAAGAGCAAAAGGATTTAATATGAAAGTTTTTTATTATAAAAGAAATAGATTGCCATCAGAAAAGGAAAAAGAACTTGGTGTTGAATATTTAGATTTGAATGAACTTTTGAAAAATTCAGATTTTGTATCTTTACATACACCTTTAACTGAAAATACATATCATTTATTGAATAAAGAAAGATTAAATTTAATGAAAAAAACAGCTTACTTAATAAACACAGCAAGAGGACCTGTTGTAGATGAAAAGTATTTAGTGAAAATATTAAAAGAAAATAAAATAGCTGGTGCAGGCTTAGATGTTTATGAAAATGAACCAAAATTAACAGAAGGGCTTAAAGAATTAAAAAATGTAGTTTTGGCTCCACACATAGGAAGTGGAACAATTGAAACAAGAAATAACATGGCAGAAATGGCTGCAAAAGGTATAATAAAAGCATTAAATGGTGAAAAACCATTTAATTCAGTTTTTAAATAA